A genomic region of Pyrus communis chromosome 14, drPyrComm1.1, whole genome shotgun sequence contains the following coding sequences:
- the LOC137714426 gene encoding uncharacterized protein: protein MGARRKRSLAMQMAQYQASLATVDVEMNNEEVKFANLLMQHEHHAESCYRSFVTGCSFVKCDKEECHDRMMKDYFIERPRYPPYDFQRRYRMRIEFFESILNDHNHYFARKIDAVGRQSLSPHQKLTSAFQMLANGCSVNSIDECCRLAKSTSIKNLKRFCKAIEAIYKAIYLCKPNYEDLKRLLCKADKRGFPVMIRSLDCMHWEWKNCPTVWAVQFKGHHNKPTIVLVAVASYDTWI from the coding sequence atgggtGCTAGAAGAAAGCGTAGCTTGGCAATGCAGATGGCACAATACCAAGCAAGCCTTGCAACTGTGGATGTAGAAATGAACAACGAAGAAGTCAAATTTGCAAACTTGCTTATGCAACATGAGCACCATGCCGAATCTTGCTATCGTAGTTTTGTCACGGGGTGTTCATTTGTGAAGTGTGATAAAGAAGAATGTCATGATCGGatgatgaaagattatttcatcGAACGTCCGAGATATCCTCCTTATGATTTTCAGAGGCGGTATCGGATGAGGATAGAGTTTTTTGAAAGCATCTTGAATGATCATAACCACTACTTTGCAAGGAAGATAGATGCTGTAGGCCGACAAAGTTTATCACCTCATCAAAAACTCACATCTGCATTTCAAATGCTAGCTAATGGGTGCTCTGTAAACTCAATTGACGAATGTTGTCGACTTGCAAAGAGTACTAGTATTAAGAACCTCAAGCGCTTCTGTAAGGCAATTGAAGCAATATATAAAGCCATATACCTCTGCAAGCCAAATTATGAAGACTTGAAGAGGCTTTTATGCAAGGCAGACAAAAGAGGCTTCCCTGTTATGATAAGAAGCCTCGATTGTATGCATTGGGAGTGGAAGAATTGTCCTACTGTTTGGGCTGTTCAATTCAAAGGCCATCACAACAAGCCAACCATCGTGCTCGTGGCTGTGGCGTCTTACGACACATGGATTTGA
- the LOC137714427 gene encoding uncharacterized protein, with amino-acid sequence MVGSTFAKILDKHCLEGHNFPTWYCNVKILLTLEKIIYVLDKPLPDIPLGPEATEDERAKYDKHVEDDTQAKCYLLASMNEELQRQHEGMDSAFSIILHLTELYGEGTRNRRFNTVCELVKTKMVKGAPVHQHVLKMIGFIEQLENLGTPLDGELAQDFILASLPDSFSQFVMNYNMNKMDHTLSELLNMLVTAEKTMIKENVVGTSAVAYNKPSSSKSKPQGKGKGKEKKSPTLKPKGGVKKKKAMEPKGACHHCGKEGHWKRNCRLYLATLKDKPQGGGAK; translated from the exons ATGGTTGGAAGCACGTTCGCGAAAATACTCGACAAACATTGCCTAGAGGGGCATAATTTCCCAACCTGGTATTGTAATGTCAAGATTCTCCTAACATTGGAGAAGATCATTTACGTACTTGACAAGCCTCTTCCTGACATACCTCTTGGCCCTGAGGCCACAGAGGATGAACGTGCTAAGTATGACAAGCACGTTGAGGATGATACACAAGCCAAGTGCTATCTGTTGGCTTCCATGAATGAGGAGCTACAGAGACAGCACGAGGGCATGGACAGTGCATTTTCCATAATACTCCATCTTACGGAGTTATATGGTGAAGGGACGCGCAACCGTCGCTTTAACACTGTTTGTGAACTTGTGAAGACCAAGATGGTCAAAGGGGCTCCAGTGCATCAACATGTACTGAAGATGATAGGATTCATAGAACAACTGGAGAACCTAGGTACTCCACTTGACGGGGAATTGGCCCAGGACTTTATATTGGCTTCTCTTCCTGATTCATTTTCACAGTTCGTAATGAACTACAACATGAATAAGATGGATCATACTCTCTCTGAGTTACTAAACATGTTAGTAACTGCTGAGAAAACTATGATAAAAGAGAACGTTGTAGGGACTTCTGCAGTAGCCTACAACAAGCCATCCTCTTCCAAGTCTAAGCCGCAAGGCAAAGGCaaagggaaggagaagaagtcaCCCACTCTTAAGCCGAAAGGGggagtgaagaaaaagaaggcaaTGGAGCCCAAGGGGGCTTGCCACCACTGTGGAAAGGAGGGACATTGGAAGAGGAATTGCAGGTTATACCTTGCAACTCTTAAGGACAAGCCACAAG gtgGAGGAGCTAAGTAG
- the LOC137715523 gene encoding uncharacterized protein isoform X1, whose translation MARVIPVAMAASLLPHITSLSLPLKPYLSLTSLLFLKPFSRSCADSSPRSVNCFAVPQTPRPPNSLNGDVGPYLSCSMPHQSLKVAVLLSGGVDSSVALRLLHAAGHSCTAFYLKIWFQEDFENFWSECPWEEDLKYANAVCNQVDVPLEVVHLTDEYWKNVVSYIIEEYQCGRTPNPDVLCNTRIKFGSFMDAISSMKFDRVASGHYANVVHPPASQTDKDSVLELSQDMVKDQTYFLSHLSQAQLKRLIFPLGCLSKDEVRKLATKFDLPNKDRKDSQGICFLGKIKFNEFIARHIGENKGVILEAESGDFLGNHRGFWFYTIGQRQGLRLPGGPWYVVEKDIKNNVVFVSRNYFSDEKRRRLFRVGSLKWLNGLPPNQISQLECKVRHGPAFCNCSLIMEPGEDGHEDVAVVHLSQDDQGLAAGQFAAFYRGRTCLGSGVILESWDDQGFPVCARALEIARLEDKSLLGKPVKIKVKPENVITESGEADGTELCGGLENSRIAAAKPPTPMQVQAAGSTTVPSRKQIDVDGSIS comes from the exons ATGGCGAGAGTAATACCAGTGGCTATGGCGGCCTCTTTACTCCCCCACATcacttccctctctctccctctcaagCCCTATCTCTCGCTGACAAGTCTCCTCTTCCTCAAACCCTTCTCTCGCTCGTGCGCCGACAGCTCCCCCCGCTCCGTCAACTGCTTCGCCGTTCCCCAAACTCCACGCCCTCCAAACAGCTTGAATGGAGATGTTGGCCCTTACTTGTCCTGTTCTATGCCTCATCAGAGCCTTAAAGTCGCCGTCTTGCTTAGCGGCGGTGTCGATAGCAGTGTCGCCCTCCGCCTCCTCCATGCCGCCGGTCACTCCTGCACCGCCTTCTACCTCAAAATTTGGTTCCAA GAAGACTTTGAGAACTTTTGGTCAGAATGCCCATGGGAAGAAGATTTGAAGTATGCAAATGCTGTCTGCAATCAG GTTGATGTCCCACTCGAAGTCGTGCATTTGACGGATGAATattggaagaatgtg GTATCCTACATTATTGAAGAGTATCAATGTGGCAGAACTCCTAACCCAGATGTTCTTTGCAATACAAGAATAAAGTTTG GTTCATTCATGGATGCCATCAGCAGTATGAAGTTTGATCGTGTGGCATCTGGGCATTACGCAAATGTTGTCCACCCACCTGCAAGTCAAACGGACAAGGATTCGGTTCTAGAACTATCACAAGATATG GTGAAGGATCAGACATACTTCCTTTCACATCTTTCTCAGGCCCAGCTTAAGAGGTTAATATTCCCACTTGGTTGTCTGTCAAAG GATGAAGTTCGCAAACTTGCAACAAAGTTTGATCTGCCTAACAAAGACAGAAAGGATTCACAAGGAATATGCTTTCTAGGGAAG ATCAAGTTCAATGAATTTATCGCAAGACACATAGGGGAGAACAAAGGTGTCATATTGGAAGCTGAGTCGGGAGATTTCCTAGGAAATCATCGGGGGTTTTGGTTCTACACAATTGGTCAACGACAAGGTCTACGCCTTCCTGGAGGACCCTG GTATGTTGTTGAGAAGGATATAAAAAACAATGTAGTTTTTGTGTCAAGAAATTACTTTTCAGACGAAAAAAGAAGGCGCCTGTTTCGTGTTGGCTCCTTGAAATGGCTAAATGGTCTGCCCCCAAACCAGATCAGTCAGCTAGAGTGTAAG GTTAGGCATGGGCCTGCATTTTGTAATTGTAGCTTAATAATGGAACCCGGTGAAGATGGTCACGAAGATGTTGCAGTTGTCCATTTATCTCAAGATGATCAGGGCCTGGCAGCCGGGCAGTTTGCAGCCTTCTACCGGGGAAGAACCTGCTTGGGCTCCGGTGTAATTTTGGAGTCTTGGGATGATCAAGGTTTTCCCGTGTGTGCAAGAGCCCTTGAAATTGCAAGACTGGAAGATAAATCACTTCTCGGAAAACCAGTTAAGATTAAAGTAAAGCCTGAGAATGTTATAACGGAGTCTGGTGAGGCAGATGGTACCGAACTTTGTGGAGGACTGGAAAATTCTAGAATTGCTGCTGCCAAACCACCCACGCCCATGCAG GTGCAGGCAGCAGGATCCACAACTGTTCCAAGTAGAAAACAAATTGACGTTGATGGATCCATCTCATAG
- the LOC137715523 gene encoding uncharacterized protein isoform X2: MARVIPVAMAASLLPHITSLSLPLKPYLSLTSLLFLKPFSRSCADSSPRSVNCFAVPQTPRPPNSLNGDVGPYLSCSMPHQSLKVAVLLSGGVDSSVALRLLHAAGHSCTAFYLKIWFQEDFENFWSECPWEEDLKYANAVCNQVDVPLEVVHLTDEYWKNVVSYIIEEYQCGRTPNPDVLCNTRIKFGSFMDAISSMKFDRVASGHYANVVHPPASQTDKDSVLELSQDMVKDQTYFLSHLSQAQLKRLIFPLGCLSKDEVRKLATKFDLPNKDRKDSQGICFLGKIKFNEFIARHIGENKGVILEAESGDFLGNHRGFWFYTIGQRQGLRLPGGPWYVVEKDIKNNVVFVSRNYFSDEKRRRLFRVGSLKWLNGLPPNQISQLECKVRHGPAFCNCSLIMEPGEDGHEDVAVVHLSQDDQGLAAGQFAAFYRGRTCLGSGVILESWDDQGFPVCARALEIARLEDKSLLGKPVKIKVKPENVITESGEADGTELCGGLENSRIAAAKPPTPMQQLSFIPS, from the exons ATGGCGAGAGTAATACCAGTGGCTATGGCGGCCTCTTTACTCCCCCACATcacttccctctctctccctctcaagCCCTATCTCTCGCTGACAAGTCTCCTCTTCCTCAAACCCTTCTCTCGCTCGTGCGCCGACAGCTCCCCCCGCTCCGTCAACTGCTTCGCCGTTCCCCAAACTCCACGCCCTCCAAACAGCTTGAATGGAGATGTTGGCCCTTACTTGTCCTGTTCTATGCCTCATCAGAGCCTTAAAGTCGCCGTCTTGCTTAGCGGCGGTGTCGATAGCAGTGTCGCCCTCCGCCTCCTCCATGCCGCCGGTCACTCCTGCACCGCCTTCTACCTCAAAATTTGGTTCCAA GAAGACTTTGAGAACTTTTGGTCAGAATGCCCATGGGAAGAAGATTTGAAGTATGCAAATGCTGTCTGCAATCAG GTTGATGTCCCACTCGAAGTCGTGCATTTGACGGATGAATattggaagaatgtg GTATCCTACATTATTGAAGAGTATCAATGTGGCAGAACTCCTAACCCAGATGTTCTTTGCAATACAAGAATAAAGTTTG GTTCATTCATGGATGCCATCAGCAGTATGAAGTTTGATCGTGTGGCATCTGGGCATTACGCAAATGTTGTCCACCCACCTGCAAGTCAAACGGACAAGGATTCGGTTCTAGAACTATCACAAGATATG GTGAAGGATCAGACATACTTCCTTTCACATCTTTCTCAGGCCCAGCTTAAGAGGTTAATATTCCCACTTGGTTGTCTGTCAAAG GATGAAGTTCGCAAACTTGCAACAAAGTTTGATCTGCCTAACAAAGACAGAAAGGATTCACAAGGAATATGCTTTCTAGGGAAG ATCAAGTTCAATGAATTTATCGCAAGACACATAGGGGAGAACAAAGGTGTCATATTGGAAGCTGAGTCGGGAGATTTCCTAGGAAATCATCGGGGGTTTTGGTTCTACACAATTGGTCAACGACAAGGTCTACGCCTTCCTGGAGGACCCTG GTATGTTGTTGAGAAGGATATAAAAAACAATGTAGTTTTTGTGTCAAGAAATTACTTTTCAGACGAAAAAAGAAGGCGCCTGTTTCGTGTTGGCTCCTTGAAATGGCTAAATGGTCTGCCCCCAAACCAGATCAGTCAGCTAGAGTGTAAG GTTAGGCATGGGCCTGCATTTTGTAATTGTAGCTTAATAATGGAACCCGGTGAAGATGGTCACGAAGATGTTGCAGTTGTCCATTTATCTCAAGATGATCAGGGCCTGGCAGCCGGGCAGTTTGCAGCCTTCTACCGGGGAAGAACCTGCTTGGGCTCCGGTGTAATTTTGGAGTCTTGGGATGATCAAGGTTTTCCCGTGTGTGCAAGAGCCCTTGAAATTGCAAGACTGGAAGATAAATCACTTCTCGGAAAACCAGTTAAGATTAAAGTAAAGCCTGAGAATGTTATAACGGAGTCTGGTGAGGCAGATGGTACCGAACTTTGTGGAGGACTGGAAAATTCTAGAATTGCTGCTGCCAAACCACCCACGCCCATGCAG cAACTGTCGTTTATTCCGTCATAG